One window of Papaver somniferum cultivar HN1 chromosome 9, ASM357369v1, whole genome shotgun sequence genomic DNA carries:
- the LOC113307709 gene encoding uncharacterized protein LOC113307709 — MTSISQARAMGIWQAIAAGLLLLLQLLIASASPDLQNPDLEIPPTNSTYPFPALDSTIKYLPQWFSQGDVSYVFTSSHGNYRYLGKNGKITQEFKANVESSHYLLTFSLQPARTNCDNTTSVTISVPVRSVVVSFSNKFAGGNQSSHWQTHGVYLGIHGNGELVTLSLECSNTTTAFTDCGVRLEDSFILKNIPNPINSSVRYGGLVNNLQNNMLPNGGFEYGPAFPNNSVGGVLIDAESDATQSPLNQWEILGTVKYITTNHNYTAPEGKASIELIAGKSSGIQTSVKLKKGSEYALSVFIGEHNDACVGDFQVGVQAGSSVQNFTIQIKGAGTGLDSGWKIKSDSNRVTRISILSLATTKSKDGVLCGPVIDKVVLLASYGLKLQISILFVGIGFLATLVQITG; from the exons ATGACTTCTATCTCTCAGGCAAGAGCAATGGGGATATGGCAAGCAATAGCTGCAGGTCTACTTCTCCTTCTTCAACTCCTAATAGCAAGTGCATCTCCAG ATCTGCAAAACCCTGACTTAGAAATACCACCAACAAACTCAACATACCCATTTCCTGCATTGGATTCAACAATCAAGTATTTACCACAATGGTTTTCACAAGGAGATGTTAGCTATGTATTCACATCATCACACGGAAACTACAGATATTTAGGCAAAAATGGAAAGATTACACAAGAATTCAAGGCAAATGTAGAATCAAGTCATTATTTACTTACATTTAGTCTTCAACCAGCTCGAACAAATTGTGATAATACTACTAGTGTCACCATATCTGTTCCAGTTAGATCAGTTGTTGTCTCTTTCTCAAATAAATTTGCAGGAGGGAATCAAAGTAGTCATTGGCAAACTCATGGTGTTTATTTGGGTATTCATGGAAATGGAGAGTTGGTTACTCTTAGTCTTGAATGCAGTAACACCACCACTGCTTTTACCGACTGTGGTGTGCGTCTGGAGGATTCGTTCATTCTCAAGAACATTCCGAATCCTATCAATAGTTCTG TTCGATATGGAGGGCTAGTAAACAACCTACAAAACAACATGTTGCCGAATGGTGGATTTGAATACGGGCCAGCTTTTCCCAACAATTCCGTTGGTGGCGTTCTAATCGATGCAGAATCAGATGCAACTCAATCACCATTAAACCAATGGGAAATATTAGGAACAGTGAAATACATAACTACAAACCATAACTATACAGCTCCAGAAGGAAAGGCTTCAATCGAGCTCATTGCAGGAAAATCAAGTGGGATACAAACATCAGTTAAACTAAAAAAAGGTTCCGAGTATGCCTTGTCAGTTTTCATTGGTGAACATAATGATGCATGTGTTGGTGACTTCCAAGTGGGTGTTCAAGCAGGATCGTCAGTTCAAAATTTTACTATACAAATAAAAGGAGCAGGTACAGGGTTAGATTCTGGATGGAAAATCAAATCAGATTCGAACAGGGTCACTCGTATTAGTATTCTAAGTTTAGCAACGACGAAAAGTAAAGATGGCGTTTTGTGTGGTCCTGTTATTGATAAAGTTGTTCTCCTTGCTTCATATGGCTTGAAATTGCAAATTAGTATTTTGTTTGTTGGTATTGGGTTTCTTGCAACTCTTGTACAGATTACGGGATAG
- the LOC113309075 gene encoding uncharacterized protein LOC113309075 isoform X1: MEGSIDYDPITPELYQRVSSIIHVKEEDVITISCSLMNSGYLCRLLRLLAGQFKIYFKHSRVAIVVASMCSQFCSLGTMSSYYAGYFSGDKKSQAQQQGTSRVTKNPKHNSLKLKSYWLAYQELIQVYFEATDVIINSIIVSQCSVKWTTTPVIID; the protein is encoded by the exons ATGGAAGGATCAATTGATTATGATCCCATTACTCCTGAACTGTATCAAAGGGTATCTTCAATAATCCATGTGAAAGAGGAAGATGTCATTACCATCTCTTGTTCACTAATGAATTCTGGTTATCTTTGTCGTCTTTTGAGGTTACTGGCAGGGCAGTTCAAAATTTATTTCAAACATTCAAGG GTTGCCATTGTTGTGGCTAGTATGTGTTCACAATTTTGCTCTCTAGGTACCATG TCTTCTTATTATGCAGGGTACTTCTCGGGTGACAAAAAATCCCAAGCACAACAGCAGGGTACTTCTAGGGTGACAAAAAATCCCAAGCACAACAGCCTGAAGCTAAAGTCATATTGGCTTGCATACCAGGAGCTGATCCAAGTTTACTTCGAAGCGACTGATGTTATTATCAACTCTATCATTGTTTCTCAGTGTAGTGTTAAGTGGACTACCACTCCTGTAATAATAGATTGA
- the LOC113309075 gene encoding uncharacterized protein LOC113309075 isoform X2 yields the protein MEGSIDYDPITPELYQRVSSIIHVKEEDVITISCSLMNSGYLCRLLRLLAGQFKIYFKHSRSSYYAGYFSGDKKSQAQQQGTSRVTKNPKHNSLKLKSYWLAYQELIQVYFEATDVIINSIIVSQCSVKWTTTPVIID from the exons ATGGAAGGATCAATTGATTATGATCCCATTACTCCTGAACTGTATCAAAGGGTATCTTCAATAATCCATGTGAAAGAGGAAGATGTCATTACCATCTCTTGTTCACTAATGAATTCTGGTTATCTTTGTCGTCTTTTGAGGTTACTGGCAGGGCAGTTCAAAATTTATTTCAAACATTCAAGG TCTTCTTATTATGCAGGGTACTTCTCGGGTGACAAAAAATCCCAAGCACAACAGCAGGGTACTTCTAGGGTGACAAAAAATCCCAAGCACAACAGCCTGAAGCTAAAGTCATATTGGCTTGCATACCAGGAGCTGATCCAAGTTTACTTCGAAGCGACTGATGTTATTATCAACTCTATCATTGTTTCTCAGTGTAGTGTTAAGTGGACTACCACTCCTGTAATAATAGATTGA
- the LOC113309075 gene encoding uncharacterized protein LOC113309075 isoform X3 encodes MEGSIDYDPITPELYQRVSSIIHVKEEDVITISCSLMNSGYLCRLLRLLAGQFKIYFKHSRVAIVVASMCSQFCSLGTMGTSRVTKNPKHNSRVLLG; translated from the exons ATGGAAGGATCAATTGATTATGATCCCATTACTCCTGAACTGTATCAAAGGGTATCTTCAATAATCCATGTGAAAGAGGAAGATGTCATTACCATCTCTTGTTCACTAATGAATTCTGGTTATCTTTGTCGTCTTTTGAGGTTACTGGCAGGGCAGTTCAAAATTTATTTCAAACATTCAAGG GTTGCCATTGTTGTGGCTAGTATGTGTTCACAATTTTGCTCTCTAGGTACCATG GGTACTTCTCGGGTGACAAAAAATCCCAAGCACAACAGCAGGGTACTTCTAGGGTGA